A DNA window from Hippea jasoniae contains the following coding sequences:
- the phoU gene encoding phosphate signaling complex protein PhoU has protein sequence MVAFIDEDLRQLKVKISKMTHIALDMVELASDGLFNRNNEKLLKAIELDNEVDRIDNEIDEMVIKICAIRQPEATDLRVILSSLKINVSIERIADNAVSIARWGLKINKYSQLKPYVDLPKMKDIAVLMVKEAMDAFFAKDIEKSLKIIEEDKIVDQYEMKILEELFGFIAKDASNSKTAMRLMFVARAFERIADQATNIAEQALFVATGKIYKHKREPQ, from the coding sequence ATGGTAGCTTTTATTGATGAGGATTTAAGACAGCTGAAGGTTAAAATCTCAAAAATGACTCATATTGCATTGGATATGGTAGAGCTTGCATCAGATGGATTATTTAACAGGAACAATGAAAAATTATTAAAGGCAATTGAATTGGATAATGAAGTCGACAGGATAGATAACGAAATAGATGAAATGGTTATAAAGATTTGTGCTATCAGGCAGCCAGAGGCTACAGATTTGAGGGTGATTCTTTCTTCGTTGAAAATCAATGTGTCGATTGAAAGGATAGCAGATAATGCGGTGAGTATCGCAAGGTGGGGTTTGAAGATTAATAAATACTCACAACTTAAGCCTTATGTGGATTTGCCAAAGATGAAAGATATTGCTGTTTTGATGGTAAAAGAAGCAATGGATGCGTTTTTTGCTAAAGATATTGAGAAAAGTCTTAAAATTATTGAGGAAGATAAGATTGTAGATCAGTATGAAATGAAAATATTAGAAGAGCTGTTTGGGTTTATTGCAAAGGATGCCTCTAATTCAAAAACAGCAATGAGATTAATGTTTGTAGCAAGGGCGTTTGAAAGAATTGCGGATCAAGCCACGAATATAGCAGAGCAGGCTTTATTTGTAGCGACAGGAAAAATTTATAAGCACAAGAGGGAGCCACAATGA
- the pstS gene encoding phosphate ABC transporter substrate-binding protein PstS — MKRLLGLLLTVMLFATTSYAGGMVNGAGATFPYPVYTAWAYNYYKATGIRVNYQGIGSGGGIRQITNRVVDFGGSDKMLSPVELKKKGLYQFPAVIGAIVVVFNLDNIKDGQLKLSNKTVADIFLGKIKYWDNPEVKNDNPSLSLPHLKITVVHRSEGSGTTWNFSYWLSHISTQWSKKVGFGKVVNWPVGIGAKGNQGVTNYVKQIKGAIGYVEYAYKLQNNLKTAQLMTKEGNFIKPSDESFKAAAKYASWSPKTSFYIYGNLLLAEGKNSWPLTVATMILLANNRPASNKKAVKFFSWAFKHGDATAQQLGYVPLPKSVKNTIRNYWKNTVGVNVE; from the coding sequence ATGAAGCGGTTGCTGGGTTTATTGTTAACGGTTATGCTTTTTGCCACTACTTCTTATGCGGGTGGCATGGTAAATGGCGCAGGGGCAACATTTCCCTATCCGGTTTACACAGCATGGGCTTACAATTACTACAAAGCCACAGGTATCAGGGTAAACTATCAGGGCATTGGCTCTGGCGGTGGTATCAGGCAAATCACAAACAGGGTAGTGGATTTTGGCGGTTCTGATAAGATGTTGTCACCAGTGGAGCTGAAGAAAAAGGGTTTATATCAGTTTCCTGCTGTAATTGGCGCAATTGTGGTCGTATTCAATCTTGACAATATCAAAGATGGTCAGCTTAAATTATCAAACAAAACCGTTGCTGACATTTTTCTTGGAAAGATTAAATACTGGGATAACCCAGAAGTCAAAAATGATAATCCATCGCTTAGCTTGCCACATCTAAAAATCACCGTTGTTCACAGATCTGAAGGTAGCGGAACAACATGGAATTTTAGCTACTGGCTATCACACATATCAACTCAGTGGAGCAAAAAGGTTGGATTTGGCAAGGTTGTAAACTGGCCTGTTGGCATAGGAGCCAAGGGCAATCAGGGTGTAACAAACTATGTAAAACAGATTAAGGGTGCTATTGGATATGTTGAGTATGCATATAAACTTCAGAACAACCTTAAAACAGCACAGCTTATGACAAAGGAAGGTAATTTTATAAAACCTTCTGATGAAAGCTTTAAAGCTGCGGCAAAATATGCAAGCTGGAGCCCAAAAACATCGTTTTATATATATGGCAATCTGCTGTTAGCAGAAGGCAAAAACAGCTGGCCTCTAACTGTGGCAACAATGATCCTGCTTGCAAACAATAGACCCGCATCGAACAAAAAAGCCGTTAAATTCTTCAGCTGGGCTTTTAAACATGGAGATGCAACAGCGCAGCAACTTGGCTATGTGCCGCTTCCAAAAAGTGTGAAGAATACGATTAGAAACTACTGGAAAAATACTGTTGGTGTAAATGTAGAATAA
- a CDS encoding response regulator, with protein sequence MKRQILIIEDDNYIAELIEFNLKKKGCGVIRADNANDGLVFLQSMDIDLMLLDLMLPGLQGEEFLSLVKSRPSTKDIPIMIITAKTQEDLFVKLLEMGADDFLVKPFSIKLLVAKVEALLRRINKLPTKISLCGIDLDVESYTVKIEGKDVDFTQTQFEILRLLLTNPNKVFSRDDILKNIWGDDPAINDRTIDVHISKIRKKLKDKSEHLKAIPRVGYKFVV encoded by the coding sequence ATGAAAAGACAGATTTTGATCATTGAAGATGATAATTACATAGCAGAGCTTATTGAGTTTAACTTAAAAAAGAAAGGTTGCGGTGTTATAAGAGCCGATAATGCCAACGACGGACTGGTGTTTTTGCAGTCTATGGATATCGATTTAATGCTGCTTGATTTAATGTTGCCTGGCCTACAGGGTGAGGAGTTTTTAAGCCTTGTAAAATCTCGTCCCTCTACAAAGGATATCCCGATTATGATAATAACAGCAAAAACGCAGGAGGATTTGTTTGTAAAACTGCTTGAGATGGGAGCCGATGATTTTTTGGTTAAACCGTTCAGTATAAAACTTCTTGTTGCCAAGGTTGAGGCGCTTTTAAGACGCATTAATAAACTACCAACCAAAATATCTTTATGCGGCATAGATCTGGATGTTGAGTCATACACAGTTAAAATCGAAGGTAAGGATGTTGATTTTACGCAGACGCAATTTGAGATCTTAAGACTCTTGCTTACAAATCCCAATAAGGTATTTTCAAGGGATGATATTCTAAAAAACATCTGGGGTGATGATCCTGCAATAAACGATAGAACTATTGATGTACATATTTCAAAGATAAGAAAAAAATTGAAGGATAAATCTGAGCATCTAAAAGCTATTCCCCGCGTTGGTTATAAATTTGTGGTATGA
- a CDS encoding isochorismatase family protein: MFAKEDCLLVVIDMQEKLCKVMKNLDRTVKNIRLLIEAAHEFNMPVIYTEQYPKGLGETIEPLKSLLVDYSAERFDKMSFSALKIDEINNRIKQTGKKTIILTGIESHICVLSTAVDLKAEGYNVVVAKDATTSREDEFYQTAMDFYNSEGIAVVPAETLVFYWLEFAGTDSFKKLQKIILGKAHRISVV; encoded by the coding sequence ATGTTTGCAAAAGAGGATTGTTTGCTGGTTGTTATCGATATGCAGGAAAAACTATGCAAAGTAATGAAAAACCTTGACAGAACAGTGAAAAACATAAGATTGCTGATTGAGGCAGCTCATGAGTTTAATATGCCAGTGATTTATACAGAGCAATACCCCAAGGGTCTTGGTGAGACTATAGAGCCTCTAAAGTCTCTTCTTGTTGATTATTCAGCAGAGAGATTTGATAAAATGTCTTTTTCTGCCTTAAAGATAGATGAAATTAATAATAGAATTAAACAAACTGGTAAGAAAACCATTATTCTCACAGGTATAGAATCGCATATATGTGTCTTATCGACAGCTGTAGATTTAAAAGCTGAGGGTTATAATGTTGTTGTTGCCAAAGATGCAACTACATCAAGAGAGGATGAGTTTTATCAAACGGCCATGGATTTTTACAACTCTGAAGGTATTGCCGTTGTGCCTGCAGAAACACTTGTTTTTTACTGGCTTGAATTTGCAGGAACAGATTCGTTTAAAAAGCTGCAAAAGATTATACTGGGTAAAGCACATAGAATTAGCGTTGTTTGA
- a CDS encoding molybdopterin-dependent oxidoreductase, whose product MDWIEQFCAKDCPDTCAFLARIENNKLKIKPKGWDFLKKPFVCGKLKQFFNREIAFNDASCMVSGKPVLLDEAIKAAVKIIKSSKRILYYRGSGNLGYSMFVWDLLLAKFENVYFVDGSPCDETGIEAHIEDFGVCINPPIENLINSDAIVIFGKNAHAVSPHLFALLKQLSKTKEIVYIDPVKTQAASIGRYIRINPASDGALAKALLDELDGFTKNGNDAFEETGLTDEEFEYLKDIFKKKKVAIIEGYGLQRYVNGKNTIKWLNRLAYFTGNLDRLYYSRSSKEGLKKPAVKPKNSIFISELTNYIKEGFFDGAIIVASNPLISLPDNDVLTDFFENNPTVVVDANCTQTAALADVFIRVGGMFSQKDIQGSYFFPKTLKKEKLIDLPNDVDVAKRLAAIFNCTIDFSTDNIEDKRSLKRKINFEEIDLKKPFNIKDKVRLLNISHHAYLNSQWDLKSFSRVYVSPQLKEKYTLVKGQRVFLKNLSKKAVFEVELSDKIYGDIAFVYKDSSKYVNYICSNIPTDTKRGIAFNDTFVEIVKL is encoded by the coding sequence ATGGATTGGATAGAGCAGTTTTGTGCTAAAGATTGTCCTGATACATGTGCATTTTTGGCGAGGATTGAGAATAATAAACTAAAAATAAAACCAAAAGGCTGGGATTTTTTAAAAAAACCGTTTGTTTGTGGTAAGCTTAAGCAGTTTTTCAACAGAGAAATTGCTTTTAATGACGCATCATGTATGGTTTCAGGAAAACCTGTTTTGCTTGATGAGGCCATAAAAGCTGCAGTTAAAATTATTAAATCTTCAAAGAGAATCTTGTATTACAGGGGCTCGGGTAATCTTGGTTATTCCATGTTTGTATGGGATTTGCTTCTTGCTAAATTTGAGAATGTTTATTTCGTTGATGGAAGTCCATGCGATGAAACAGGTATCGAGGCTCATATTGAGGATTTTGGAGTTTGTATAAATCCTCCTATTGAAAACCTAATAAACTCTGATGCCATCGTTATATTTGGTAAAAATGCACACGCAGTTTCGCCTCATCTTTTTGCACTTTTAAAGCAACTCTCAAAAACAAAAGAGATTGTCTATATAGATCCTGTCAAAACGCAGGCAGCATCGATAGGCAGATACATAAGAATCAATCCAGCCTCAGACGGAGCGTTAGCCAAAGCGCTTCTGGATGAATTAGATGGATTTACAAAAAACGGTAATGATGCTTTTGAAGAAACAGGATTGACGGATGAGGAATTTGAATATTTAAAAGACATTTTTAAGAAAAAAAAGGTTGCAATTATTGAAGGATATGGCCTTCAGCGTTATGTTAACGGCAAGAATACTATAAAATGGCTCAATAGACTTGCATATTTTACAGGCAATTTAGATAGGCTTTACTATTCTCGCTCATCCAAAGAGGGTTTAAAGAAACCCGCTGTAAAGCCAAAAAACAGTATCTTTATAAGCGAACTGACAAACTATATAAAGGAAGGGTTTTTTGATGGTGCTATAATTGTGGCATCAAATCCTTTAATTAGTCTGCCCGATAACGATGTGTTGACAGATTTTTTTGAAAACAACCCTACTGTCGTTGTTGATGCAAACTGCACCCAGACTGCTGCTTTAGCTGATGTATTTATAAGGGTTGGAGGCATGTTTTCTCAAAAGGATATTCAGGGTAGCTATTTCTTTCCAAAGACCTTAAAAAAAGAAAAGCTTATCGATTTGCCCAACGATGTTGATGTGGCAAAGAGACTTGCAGCCATCTTTAATTGCACCATAGATTTTTCGACTGATAATATTGAGGATAAACGGAGTTTGAAAAGAAAAATTAATTTTGAAGAGATTGATCTAAAAAAACCGTTTAATATTAAGGATAAAGTTAGATTGCTGAATATTTCTCATCATGCCTATCTCAATTCGCAGTGGGATTTAAAATCGTTTAGCAGGGTTTATGTATCACCACAATTAAAAGAAAAATACACTCTGGTTAAAGGTCAGCGTGTGTTTTTAAAAAACCTTTCAAAAAAGGCTGTTTTTGAAGTAGAATTAAGCGATAAGATATACGGAGATATTGCTTTTGTTTATAAGGATTCATCAAAATATGTAAACTATATCTGCTCAAACATCCCAACCGATACGAAAAGAGGCATAGCATTCAACGATACATTCGTTGAAATTGTAAAACTTTAA
- the pstA gene encoding phosphate ABC transporter permease PstA, with protein MNNLEKRKLISNIALSLSVIAALIGIFWLVFIIIEVLIKGLSSIDLSLFLKDPAPPGIKGGGLRSAFVGQLLMSLVATIIGVPIGILGGTFISEYGRNLKISRIISDVSDIMMSFPSIVVGTFVYAIIVKPMGHFSGIAGSIALAIIMIPIVLRTTEQTLKLIPWELREAAFALGAPYYRVIIDVVYRSASAGLLTGVILSIARVAGETAPLLFTSFNNPFFTLNMNQPMPSLTVTIYQYAMGPYSDWHKLAWAASFVITITILFVSLFSKWMIRRFKA; from the coding sequence ATGAATAACTTAGAAAAAAGAAAACTCATAAGCAATATAGCCCTATCTTTGAGTGTAATTGCAGCTTTAATTGGCATTTTCTGGCTTGTTTTTATTATTATCGAAGTTCTTATAAAAGGCCTGTCATCTATAGACCTATCGCTATTTTTAAAAGATCCAGCGCCTCCTGGAATTAAAGGAGGCGGTTTGAGAAGTGCTTTTGTTGGACAGCTTTTAATGAGTCTGGTTGCAACAATTATTGGTGTGCCAATCGGAATTCTGGGTGGCACATTTATTTCAGAGTACGGTAGAAACCTCAAAATCTCAAGAATCATTAGCGATGTTTCAGATATTATGATGAGTTTTCCATCTATTGTTGTAGGTACTTTTGTTTATGCGATAATAGTTAAACCTATGGGTCATTTTAGCGGTATTGCCGGTAGTATAGCATTAGCGATTATTATGATTCCAATTGTTTTGCGTACAACCGAGCAGACATTAAAGCTTATACCGTGGGAATTGAGAGAAGCTGCATTTGCACTTGGTGCACCCTATTACCGCGTAATCATTGATGTGGTTTATAGATCAGCATCAGCTGGACTTCTAACCGGTGTTATTTTATCGATTGCCCGTGTTGCTGGAGAAACCGCACCTTTGCTGTTTACCTCTTTTAACAATCCCTTTTTTACTTTGAATATGAACCAGCCCATGCCATCTTTGACTGTTACGATTTATCAATATGCAATGGGGCCTTATAGTGATTGGCATAAACTTGCCTGGGCTGCATCATTTGTAATTACCATTACGATATTGTTTGTGAGTCTATTCAGTAAATGGATGATAAGGAGGTTTAAGGCTTGA
- a CDS encoding Wadjet anti-phage system protein JetD domain-containing protein, with the protein MDEKNAHQKLLKFMENEYKGEDIRFCSAYLFGDSKFIEKHRLLADEFNKRAIIQRPNIIYVRCDVDLMINGINLKELTQKLTLAAFFGGRIETLKVSKATVVISENLSFFMSANPNNAIFLYNKGFHLTKQITAFVKRLPYEKLIFFGDADANGIAIYNSFKENFKDIEFYPDFETIEFVMENFYDKLPALNNTDNLNFNHLEDVFEYLKMKNKKIEQEFLQVLFAKGGLKKPLWIG; encoded by the coding sequence ATGGATGAAAAAAATGCACACCAGAAGCTTTTAAAATTTATGGAAAATGAATATAAAGGAGAGGATATAAGGTTTTGTTCAGCTTACCTGTTTGGAGACTCAAAGTTTATCGAAAAACACAGGCTTCTTGCTGATGAGTTTAATAAAAGGGCTATCATTCAAAGGCCTAATATTATTTATGTCAGATGCGATGTTGATTTGATGATAAACGGCATAAACCTTAAAGAGCTTACTCAAAAACTCACGCTTGCTGCTTTTTTTGGTGGTAGAATTGAAACCTTAAAAGTTAGTAAAGCTACAGTTGTTATCTCTGAAAACCTGTCTTTTTTTATGAGTGCAAATCCCAACAACGCTATTTTTCTGTATAACAAAGGTTTTCATCTAACAAAGCAAATAACGGCATTTGTAAAAAGGCTTCCTTATGAAAAATTGATTTTTTTTGGCGATGCGGACGCAAACGGTATTGCCATATACAATAGTTTCAAAGAAAATTTTAAAGATATCGAGTTTTATCCAGATTTTGAAACGATTGAGTTTGTGATGGAAAATTTTTATGATAAACTACCAGCGTTAAATAATACAGACAATTTGAACTTCAACCATTTAGAAGATGTTTTTGAGTATCTGAAGATGAAGAACAAAAAGATAGAACAGGAGTTTTTGCAGGTATTATTTGCAAAAGGGGGTCTTAAAAAACCGTTATGGATTGGATAG
- a CDS encoding cation diffusion facilitator family transporter has product MDYNRTNVQKEVCFMKDYKQRWMVASVILNIFFAITKLAAGYLTATAVIIADGIHSLSDIITSSVILLSVKFAGVKNERFPEGLHKLEDLAALFSGIFIIYAGYEILIHALKYHHPIRYRAFAVLFLIFILIIQFVFTFLESKAAKKYNSPALKADAAEWLFDTSVTVVAIFGVVFDWLGVVYAQKIAVFVIVVFIFKAAYELIRDSVLVLLDASVDKAILSKAKEIIESFDEVESIDMLFIRKAGSVLIGDIILKIRQKNMVKAHEVVEKIENSLKKNIENLHFLTIHYEPAINFNKKRAILLDMNGNIAKRIRDAYKVKFETVDEKGDLVSVFERENPFFNTQRGYFVRFLSWLVKQNVNEIVFNYSNIDSDRIALLEGLDIKVSKSN; this is encoded by the coding sequence GTGGATTATAATAGAACAAATGTTCAAAAAGAGGTGTGTTTTATGAAGGATTATAAACAGAGATGGATGGTTGCTTCGGTTATATTAAATATCTTTTTTGCAATAACTAAACTTGCCGCTGGTTACCTAACGGCAACAGCTGTAATTATTGCCGATGGCATTCACAGTTTAAGCGATATTATAACTTCATCTGTAATTTTGCTGTCTGTTAAGTTTGCAGGTGTAAAGAATGAACGATTTCCTGAGGGGTTGCACAAGTTGGAAGACCTTGCGGCTCTTTTCAGCGGTATTTTTATTATTTATGCAGGATATGAGATTTTGATTCATGCTCTAAAATACCACCACCCAATAAGATATAGAGCTTTTGCTGTTCTTTTTTTGATATTTATTTTGATAATTCAGTTTGTGTTTACATTTTTAGAATCAAAGGCTGCTAAAAAATATAATTCTCCTGCGCTGAAAGCTGATGCAGCTGAATGGCTTTTTGATACTTCTGTTACAGTAGTTGCAATTTTTGGTGTGGTTTTTGATTGGCTGGGTGTAGTATATGCCCAAAAAATTGCTGTTTTTGTAATTGTGGTATTTATTTTTAAAGCTGCATATGAGTTAATAAGGGATTCTGTTTTGGTTTTACTTGATGCAAGCGTTGATAAGGCTATTCTTTCAAAAGCAAAAGAGATTATAGAGTCATTCGATGAAGTTGAAAGTATAGATATGCTGTTTATAAGAAAAGCTGGTAGTGTTTTAATTGGGGATATTATACTGAAAATAAGACAAAAAAATATGGTTAAGGCTCACGAGGTTGTGGAAAAGATAGAAAATAGCCTAAAAAAGAATATTGAAAATCTACATTTCTTGACCATTCACTACGAGCCGGCTATAAATTTCAATAAGAAAAGGGCTATTTTGCTGGATATGAATGGCAATATCGCAAAAAGAATAAGGGATGCTTATAAAGTCAAATTTGAAACGGTTGATGAAAAAGGTGACCTGGTCAGTGTTTTTGAGAGAGAAAACCCATTTTTTAATACGCAGCGCGGTTATTTTGTAAGATTTCTTTCATGGCTTGTGAAGCAGAATGTTAATGAAATAGTATTTAACTATTCAAATATCGATAGTGATCGAATAGCTCTTCTTGAAGGTCTGGATATAAAGGTTTCAAAGTCCAATTAA
- a CDS encoding ArnT family glycosyltransferase encodes MLFSIGAFYTSLFPPDEPKYVDAALRMISNHNYIIPFFNCHVRFDKPILFYWELVASFKLFFVNYFINKGIDPAGIIEYASRLPSIIAASFSSIFVYKLSKKLFDDDNIAKFAVLGFISNGFFIYLPRAATPDMSLTFFALAALYYFIEERFIIAWILTALSFLTKGPIGPVMVGVTYIIYLILVSNENPIKKFFEKKNLTGFAIFFIVGLPWYVAVYKMYGYEFINKFLLYHNIERFTGTAHQHPRSFFYYFPVVVGVVYLWYPFVYDIVKSFDFKDKFNRFLILWFLWIFLFFSISANKLAHYIAFGTIPLSIIFGRYILSSKQTLIRAKIFFVIEFLAAMFSAYYFYKIHYAFVGYWLLFGLFVVALLNFQKTPQKVVFYKTVAITVAFGVLLLQLDSLRAEKKIWRMVKFEHARVYQFAVFNESFVAYTRHCLREIRNPALFGKLKGSFYIYTRPKYLKYLSFKYKIAYRFFENGRTTLLLRVDNG; translated from the coding sequence GTGCTATTCAGTATAGGGGCATTTTATACCTCACTTTTTCCGCCGGATGAGCCAAAATATGTAGATGCAGCCCTCAGAATGATTTCTAATCACAACTACATTATCCCGTTTTTTAATTGCCATGTGAGGTTTGATAAACCAATTCTATTTTACTGGGAGCTTGTTGCATCTTTTAAGCTGTTTTTTGTTAACTATTTTATAAATAAAGGTATTGATCCAGCTGGCATTATAGAGTATGCTTCACGACTGCCAAGTATAATCGCTGCCTCTTTTAGTAGTATTTTTGTTTATAAACTCTCAAAAAAACTATTTGATGATGATAATATTGCAAAATTTGCCGTTTTAGGTTTTATATCAAACGGTTTCTTTATTTACCTGCCAAGAGCAGCCACGCCGGATATGAGTTTAACCTTTTTTGCTTTGGCAGCGCTTTATTACTTTATTGAAGAGCGTTTTATTATAGCATGGATTTTAACTGCCCTATCCTTCTTAACCAAAGGCCCTATAGGTCCTGTTATGGTTGGTGTAACCTACATCATCTATTTGATTTTGGTATCGAATGAAAATCCCATTAAAAAATTTTTTGAAAAAAAGAATCTTACTGGTTTTGCAATATTCTTTATTGTTGGTTTGCCCTGGTATGTGGCAGTATATAAGATGTATGGTTATGAATTTATCAATAAATTTTTACTCTATCACAACATTGAACGATTTACAGGCACAGCCCATCAGCATCCCCGCTCGTTTTTTTACTACTTTCCCGTTGTTGTTGGTGTTGTTTATCTGTGGTATCCTTTTGTTTACGATATTGTAAAATCTTTTGATTTTAAAGATAAGTTTAACAGGTTTCTGATTTTGTGGTTTTTGTGGATTTTTCTATTTTTTTCCATTTCTGCCAATAAACTTGCTCATTATATAGCATTTGGCACCATCCCACTTTCTATTATTTTTGGCAGATATATCTTATCGTCAAAGCAAACCTTAATAAGGGCAAAAATTTTTTTTGTTATTGAATTTTTAGCTGCAATGTTTTCTGCCTATTATTTTTATAAAATCCATTATGCATTTGTTGGTTACTGGTTGCTATTTGGCTTGTTTGTTGTGGCTTTACTTAATTTTCAAAAAACGCCACAAAAGGTTGTGTTTTATAAAACAGTTGCAATAACCGTTGCTTTTGGTGTATTGCTTCTGCAGCTTGATAGCCTAAGAGCTGAGAAAAAAATCTGGAGAATGGTAAAGTTTGAGCATGCAAGGGTTTATCAATTTGCCGTTTTTAACGAATCGTTTGTAGCATATACAAGGCATTGTTTAAGAGAGATTCGCAATCCTGCCCTTTTTGGTAAATTAAAAGGAAGCTTTTATATCTACACCAGACCAAAGTATTTAAAATATCTCTCATTTAAATACAAAATTGCTTATAGATTTTTTGAAAACGGCAGAACAACCCTGCTGTTGAGGGTTGATAATGGATGA
- the pstC gene encoding phosphate ABC transporter permease subunit PstC, producing MRQKSLFVKNRIFMVLTALSAATVAIVVIAMLVVLTCASIAAIKHFGVLHFIFSSQWNPVKKIFGGATSIYGTLMTTILAVLFATPVSIGIAIFATQICPSRFRLFFSNAIELLASIPSIIYGMWGLFVLAPIMKNYIEPALQAIFLPIPVVRLFFEGTPLGIDILTSSIILSIMIIPFISSISQDSFDLTPKELKESAYAMGATKWEVIKDVILPYSKIGVLGGVILAVGRALGETMAVAFVLGNDHHIHLSLLKSSTTISVTLANEFTEADFGLYISSLFYLALILFVISFILLGIGKIFVKRIEQ from the coding sequence ATGAGGCAGAAATCTCTTTTTGTAAAAAACAGAATATTTATGGTTTTAACTGCATTGAGCGCGGCGACTGTAGCTATAGTTGTTATTGCTATGCTTGTTGTACTAACCTGTGCGTCTATTGCAGCAATCAAGCATTTTGGTGTGCTGCATTTTATTTTTAGCAGTCAATGGAATCCTGTTAAAAAAATTTTTGGTGGTGCTACAAGTATCTACGGCACTTTGATGACAACGATTTTGGCTGTTCTTTTTGCCACGCCCGTTTCGATAGGTATAGCAATTTTTGCCACACAGATCTGCCCTTCCCGTTTTAGATTGTTTTTCTCAAATGCGATAGAATTGCTTGCCTCTATTCCGAGTATTATTTATGGCATGTGGGGTTTGTTTGTCCTTGCACCAATTATGAAAAATTACATAGAGCCAGCCCTGCAGGCTATTTTTTTGCCGATTCCAGTAGTGAGATTATTTTTTGAAGGCACGCCCCTTGGAATAGATATCCTTACAAGCAGCATAATTTTAAGCATCATGATAATTCCTTTTATATCCTCTATTTCACAGGATAGCTTTGATTTGACGCCAAAGGAGCTCAAAGAATCAGCATATGCTATGGGGGCAACAAAATGGGAGGTTATAAAGGATGTAATTTTACCCTATTCAAAGATAGGGGTGCTTGGTGGTGTCATACTTGCAGTTGGCAGGGCTTTAGGAGAAACAATGGCTGTAGCATTTGTGCTTGGAAACGATCATCATATTCACCTATCGCTTTTAAAGTCATCAACCACGATTTCTGTTACGCTTGCCAACGAATTTACAGAGGCTGATTTTGGTCTTTATATTTCCTCTTTGTTTTATCTTGCGTTGATTCTGTTTGTTATAAGCTTTATTTTACTTGGTATCGGTAAGATCTTTGTAAAGAGGATTGAGCAATGA
- the pstB gene encoding phosphate ABC transporter ATP-binding protein PstB encodes MSENILISVEHLNFYYGNNQVLKDINLSIYKNKITALIGPSGCGKTTFLRCFNRMHDLYKNNRYEGKIIYQGENILTTKRIIELRGKIGMVFQKPTPFPMSIFDNVAYGLKLKGVKNKEEIRERVEKALKQAALWDEVKDKLFESGLSLSGGQQQRLVIARVLAVEPDIILFDEPTSALDPIATAKIEELVSELKNITTILIVTHNMQQAARISDFTAFLFKGELIEFSETEKLFTNPEKELTERYITGRFG; translated from the coding sequence TTGAGCGAAAATATTTTGATAAGTGTTGAACATTTAAACTTCTATTATGGCAACAATCAGGTGCTCAAAGATATAAATCTTAGCATTTATAAAAATAAGATTACGGCGTTGATTGGGCCATCAGGTTGCGGTAAAACCACTTTTTTGCGTTGTTTTAACAGAATGCATGACCTTTATAAAAATAATCGATACGAGGGTAAGATTATCTATCAGGGAGAAAATATTCTTACAACAAAAAGGATTATTGAATTGAGGGGAAAAATTGGTATGGTGTTTCAAAAACCAACACCATTTCCCATGTCGATATTTGACAATGTTGCATACGGTTTAAAACTAAAAGGTGTTAAAAATAAAGAAGAAATCAGGGAGAGGGTTGAAAAAGCACTCAAACAGGCTGCCCTGTGGGATGAGGTTAAAGATAAATTGTTTGAAAGCGGTTTGTCTTTATCAGGAGGTCAGCAGCAAAGGCTTGTAATAGCAAGGGTTTTGGCAGTTGAGCCCGATATTATTCTGTTTGATGAGCCAACAAGCGCACTTGATCCCATTGCAACGGCCAAGATTGAGGAGCTTGTTAGTGAGTTAAAAAACATCACCACAATCTTAATCGTCACACACAATATGCAGCAGGCAGCAAGGATTTCTGATTTTACAGCTTTTCTTTTTAAAGGAGAATTGATAGAATTTAGTGAAACAGAGAAGTTATTTACCAATCCAGAAAAAGAGTTGACAGAAAGGTATATTACAGGCAGATTTGGTTAA